One segment of Anopheles stephensi strain Indian chromosome 3, UCI_ANSTEP_V1.0, whole genome shotgun sequence DNA contains the following:
- the LOC118513173 gene encoding transcription initiation factor TFIID subunit 11 isoform X7 translates to MTLAKMELIFVPCYRLRVTSTTGLGRDLHENNLDVATIVTTTATGSALASMVAANGPTTEQQQQQQQLDQLSPEPCPSTSSGKGQHSPQPQIVVGTIELNNLNGDIASHKQEKEIGTSNQFETLTLIDEDDEEEKDRNCSNAHSSSSLLSSNNDNRSTEENNLHNANTLSIGEQHRSRNRRRSSQKERRSAEDIDSIDRADSAVDVTHEEDPRVFDDDEEEEVVQNQQKHPDHVTTAAAARRRKNRRPRSRQKRTPVLERQDVVDGDEERKEPYDKAVTCLYWSLACWDCNIS, encoded by the exons ATGACACTTGCCAAAATGGAACTCATCTTCGTTCCATGCTATCGTTTGCGGGTAACATCTACCACTGGTTTGGGAag AGATCTTCACGAGAACAACCTAGACGTGGCGACCATTGTAACGACGACGGCCACCGGCAGTGCGCTCGCTTCGATGGTGGCCGCAAACGGGCCTACcaccgaacagcagcagcagcagcagcagcttgatCAACTGTCGCCGGAACCCTGCCCGTCGACCAGTTCCGGCAAGGGGCAACATTCGCCCCAGCCCCAGATAGTGGTGGGCACGATCGAGCTTAACAATCTGAATGGCGATATCGCTAGCCACAAG CAGGAGAAGGAAATCGGTACGAGCAACCAGTTCGAAACGCTCACCCTGATCGACGAGGATGACGAGGAGGAAAAGGATCGCAACTGCTCGAACGCTCACTCGTCCTCGTCGCTGCTGTCCTCGAACAACGACAATCGTTCGACGGAGGAAAACAACCTGCACAACGCAAACACGCTCTCGATCGGTGAGCAGCACCGAAGCCGGAACAGGCGCCGCAGCAGCCAGAAGGAACGACGCAGTGCGGAGGACATTGATTCGATCGATCGGGCGGACAGTGCGGTGGACGTGACGCACGAGGAGGACCCGCGCGTGtttgacgacgacgaggaggaggaagtgGTGCAGAACCAGCAGAAGCACCCCGACCACGTTACGACGGCTGCAGCCGCCCGGCGGCGCAAAAACAGACGGCCCCGATCTCGACAGAAACGAACGCCCGTCCTGGAGCGGCAGGATGTGGTGGATGGGGACGAGGAACGGAAGGAACCGTACGATAAAGCGGTTACCTGCTTGTACTGGTCGCTTGCCTGTTGGGATTGTAACATTTCTTAA
- the LOC118513173 gene encoding uncharacterized protein LOC118513173 isoform X10, with translation MTLAKMELIFVPCYRLRVTSTTGLGRDLHENNLDVATIVTTTATGSALASMVAANGPTTEQQQQQQQLDQLSPEPCPSTSSGKGQHSPQPQIVVGTIELNNLNGDIASHKEKEIGTSNQFETLTLIDEDDEEEKDRNCSNAHSSSSLLSSNNDNRSTEENNLHNANTLSIGEQHRSRNRRRSSQKERRSAEDIDSIDRADSAVDVTHEEDPRVFDDDEEEEVVQNQQKHPDHVTTAAAARRRKNRRPRSRQKRTPVLERQDVVDGDEERKEPYDKAVTCLYWSLACWDCNIS, from the exons ATGACACTTGCCAAAATGGAACTCATCTTCGTTCCATGCTATCGTTTGCGGGTAACATCTACCACTGGTTTGGGAag AGATCTTCACGAGAACAACCTAGACGTGGCGACCATTGTAACGACGACGGCCACCGGCAGTGCGCTCGCTTCGATGGTGGCCGCAAACGGGCCTACcaccgaacagcagcagcagcagcagcagcttgatCAACTGTCGCCGGAACCCTGCCCGTCGACCAGTTCCGGCAAGGGGCAACATTCGCCCCAGCCCCAGATAGTGGTGGGCACGATCGAGCTTAACAATCTGAATGGCGATATCGCTAGCCACAAG GAGAAGGAAATCGGTACGAGCAACCAGTTCGAAACGCTCACCCTGATCGACGAGGATGACGAGGAGGAAAAGGATCGCAACTGCTCGAACGCTCACTCGTCCTCGTCGCTGCTGTCCTCGAACAACGACAATCGTTCGACGGAGGAAAACAACCTGCACAACGCAAACACGCTCTCGATCGGTGAGCAGCACCGAAGCCGGAACAGGCGCCGCAGCAGCCAGAAGGAACGACGCAGTGCGGAGGACATTGATTCGATCGATCGGGCGGACAGTGCGGTGGACGTGACGCACGAGGAGGACCCGCGCGTGtttgacgacgacgaggaggaggaagtgGTGCAGAACCAGCAGAAGCACCCCGACCACGTTACGACGGCTGCAGCCGCCCGGCGGCGCAAAAACAGACGGCCCCGATCTCGACAGAAACGAACGCCCGTCCTGGAGCGGCAGGATGTGGTGGATGGGGACGAGGAACGGAAGGAACCGTACGATAAAGCGGTTACCTGCTTGTACTGGTCGCTTGCCTGTTGGGATTGTAACATTTCTTAA
- the LOC118513173 gene encoding transcription initiation factor TFIID subunit 11 isoform X6 translates to MMMIKRKARKQEPIQRVRVVLRNFYFRDLHENNLDVATIVTTTATGSALASMVAANGPTTEQQQQQQQLDQLSPEPCPSTSSGKGQHSPQPQIVVGTIELNNLNGDIASHKQEKEIGTSNQFETLTLIDEDDEEEKDRNCSNAHSSSSLLSSNNDNRSTEENNLHNANTLSIGEQHRSRNRRRSSQKERRSAEDIDSIDRADSAVDVTHEEDPRVFDDDEEEEVVQNQQKHPDHVTTAAAARRRKNRRPRSRQKRTPVLERQDVVDGDEERKEPYDKAVTCLYWSLACWDCNIS, encoded by the exons TAATTTCTATTTTAGAGATCTTCACGAGAACAACCTAGACGTGGCGACCATTGTAACGACGACGGCCACCGGCAGTGCGCTCGCTTCGATGGTGGCCGCAAACGGGCCTACcaccgaacagcagcagcagcagcagcagcttgatCAACTGTCGCCGGAACCCTGCCCGTCGACCAGTTCCGGCAAGGGGCAACATTCGCCCCAGCCCCAGATAGTGGTGGGCACGATCGAGCTTAACAATCTGAATGGCGATATCGCTAGCCACAAG CAGGAGAAGGAAATCGGTACGAGCAACCAGTTCGAAACGCTCACCCTGATCGACGAGGATGACGAGGAGGAAAAGGATCGCAACTGCTCGAACGCTCACTCGTCCTCGTCGCTGCTGTCCTCGAACAACGACAATCGTTCGACGGAGGAAAACAACCTGCACAACGCAAACACGCTCTCGATCGGTGAGCAGCACCGAAGCCGGAACAGGCGCCGCAGCAGCCAGAAGGAACGACGCAGTGCGGAGGACATTGATTCGATCGATCGGGCGGACAGTGCGGTGGACGTGACGCACGAGGAGGACCCGCGCGTGtttgacgacgacgaggaggaggaagtgGTGCAGAACCAGCAGAAGCACCCCGACCACGTTACGACGGCTGCAGCCGCCCGGCGGCGCAAAAACAGACGGCCCCGATCTCGACAGAAACGAACGCCCGTCCTGGAGCGGCAGGATGTGGTGGATGGGGACGAGGAACGGAAGGAACCGTACGATAAAGCGGTTACCTGCTTGTACTGGTCGCTTGCCTGTTGGGATTGTAACATTTCTTAA
- the LOC118513173 gene encoding transcription initiation factor TFIID subunit 11 isoform X8 — protein sequence MMMIKRKARKQEPIQRVRVVLRDLHENNLDVATIVTTTATGSALASMVAANGPTTEQQQQQQQLDQLSPEPCPSTSSGKGQHSPQPQIVVGTIELNNLNGDIASHKQEKEIGTSNQFETLTLIDEDDEEEKDRNCSNAHSSSSLLSSNNDNRSTEENNLHNANTLSIGEQHRSRNRRRSSQKERRSAEDIDSIDRADSAVDVTHEEDPRVFDDDEEEEVVQNQQKHPDHVTTAAAARRRKNRRPRSRQKRTPVLERQDVVDGDEERKEPYDKAVTCLYWSLACWDCNIS from the exons AGATCTTCACGAGAACAACCTAGACGTGGCGACCATTGTAACGACGACGGCCACCGGCAGTGCGCTCGCTTCGATGGTGGCCGCAAACGGGCCTACcaccgaacagcagcagcagcagcagcagcttgatCAACTGTCGCCGGAACCCTGCCCGTCGACCAGTTCCGGCAAGGGGCAACATTCGCCCCAGCCCCAGATAGTGGTGGGCACGATCGAGCTTAACAATCTGAATGGCGATATCGCTAGCCACAAG CAGGAGAAGGAAATCGGTACGAGCAACCAGTTCGAAACGCTCACCCTGATCGACGAGGATGACGAGGAGGAAAAGGATCGCAACTGCTCGAACGCTCACTCGTCCTCGTCGCTGCTGTCCTCGAACAACGACAATCGTTCGACGGAGGAAAACAACCTGCACAACGCAAACACGCTCTCGATCGGTGAGCAGCACCGAAGCCGGAACAGGCGCCGCAGCAGCCAGAAGGAACGACGCAGTGCGGAGGACATTGATTCGATCGATCGGGCGGACAGTGCGGTGGACGTGACGCACGAGGAGGACCCGCGCGTGtttgacgacgacgaggaggaggaagtgGTGCAGAACCAGCAGAAGCACCCCGACCACGTTACGACGGCTGCAGCCGCCCGGCGGCGCAAAAACAGACGGCCCCGATCTCGACAGAAACGAACGCCCGTCCTGGAGCGGCAGGATGTGGTGGATGGGGACGAGGAACGGAAGGAACCGTACGATAAAGCGGTTACCTGCTTGTACTGGTCGCTTGCCTGTTGGGATTGTAACATTTCTTAA
- the LOC118513173 gene encoding transcription initiation factor TFIID subunit 11 isoform X5 → MTLAKMELIFVPCYRLRVTSTTGLGSNFYFRDLHENNLDVATIVTTTATGSALASMVAANGPTTEQQQQQQQLDQLSPEPCPSTSSGKGQHSPQPQIVVGTIELNNLNGDIASHKQEKEIGTSNQFETLTLIDEDDEEEKDRNCSNAHSSSSLLSSNNDNRSTEENNLHNANTLSIGEQHRSRNRRRSSQKERRSAEDIDSIDRADSAVDVTHEEDPRVFDDDEEEEVVQNQQKHPDHVTTAAAARRRKNRRPRSRQKRTPVLERQDVVDGDEERKEPYDKAVTCLYWSLACWDCNIS, encoded by the exons ATGACACTTGCCAAAATGGAACTCATCTTCGTTCCATGCTATCGTTTGCGGGTAACATCTACCACTGGTTTGGGAag TAATTTCTATTTTAGAGATCTTCACGAGAACAACCTAGACGTGGCGACCATTGTAACGACGACGGCCACCGGCAGTGCGCTCGCTTCGATGGTGGCCGCAAACGGGCCTACcaccgaacagcagcagcagcagcagcagcttgatCAACTGTCGCCGGAACCCTGCCCGTCGACCAGTTCCGGCAAGGGGCAACATTCGCCCCAGCCCCAGATAGTGGTGGGCACGATCGAGCTTAACAATCTGAATGGCGATATCGCTAGCCACAAG CAGGAGAAGGAAATCGGTACGAGCAACCAGTTCGAAACGCTCACCCTGATCGACGAGGATGACGAGGAGGAAAAGGATCGCAACTGCTCGAACGCTCACTCGTCCTCGTCGCTGCTGTCCTCGAACAACGACAATCGTTCGACGGAGGAAAACAACCTGCACAACGCAAACACGCTCTCGATCGGTGAGCAGCACCGAAGCCGGAACAGGCGCCGCAGCAGCCAGAAGGAACGACGCAGTGCGGAGGACATTGATTCGATCGATCGGGCGGACAGTGCGGTGGACGTGACGCACGAGGAGGACCCGCGCGTGtttgacgacgacgaggaggaggaagtgGTGCAGAACCAGCAGAAGCACCCCGACCACGTTACGACGGCTGCAGCCGCCCGGCGGCGCAAAAACAGACGGCCCCGATCTCGACAGAAACGAACGCCCGTCCTGGAGCGGCAGGATGTGGTGGATGGGGACGAGGAACGGAAGGAACCGTACGATAAAGCGGTTACCTGCTTGTACTGGTCGCTTGCCTGTTGGGATTGTAACATTTCTTAA
- the LOC118513173 gene encoding uncharacterized protein LOC118513173 isoform X9, translated as MMMIKRKARKQEPIQRVRVVLRDLHENNLDVATIVTTTATGSALASMVAANGPTTEQQQQQQQLDQLSPEPCPSTSSGKGQHSPQPQIVVGTIELNNLNGDIASHKEKEIGTSNQFETLTLIDEDDEEEKDRNCSNAHSSSSLLSSNNDNRSTEENNLHNANTLSIGEQHRSRNRRRSSQKERRSAEDIDSIDRADSAVDVTHEEDPRVFDDDEEEEVVQNQQKHPDHVTTAAAARRRKNRRPRSRQKRTPVLERQDVVDGDEERKEPYDKAVTCLYWSLACWDCNIS; from the exons AGATCTTCACGAGAACAACCTAGACGTGGCGACCATTGTAACGACGACGGCCACCGGCAGTGCGCTCGCTTCGATGGTGGCCGCAAACGGGCCTACcaccgaacagcagcagcagcagcagcagcttgatCAACTGTCGCCGGAACCCTGCCCGTCGACCAGTTCCGGCAAGGGGCAACATTCGCCCCAGCCCCAGATAGTGGTGGGCACGATCGAGCTTAACAATCTGAATGGCGATATCGCTAGCCACAAG GAGAAGGAAATCGGTACGAGCAACCAGTTCGAAACGCTCACCCTGATCGACGAGGATGACGAGGAGGAAAAGGATCGCAACTGCTCGAACGCTCACTCGTCCTCGTCGCTGCTGTCCTCGAACAACGACAATCGTTCGACGGAGGAAAACAACCTGCACAACGCAAACACGCTCTCGATCGGTGAGCAGCACCGAAGCCGGAACAGGCGCCGCAGCAGCCAGAAGGAACGACGCAGTGCGGAGGACATTGATTCGATCGATCGGGCGGACAGTGCGGTGGACGTGACGCACGAGGAGGACCCGCGCGTGtttgacgacgacgaggaggaggaagtgGTGCAGAACCAGCAGAAGCACCCCGACCACGTTACGACGGCTGCAGCCGCCCGGCGGCGCAAAAACAGACGGCCCCGATCTCGACAGAAACGAACGCCCGTCCTGGAGCGGCAGGATGTGGTGGATGGGGACGAGGAACGGAAGGAACCGTACGATAAAGCGGTTACCTGCTTGTACTGGTCGCTTGCCTGTTGGGATTGTAACATTTCTTAA